From a single Natronolimnobius sp. AArcel1 genomic region:
- a CDS encoding HNH endonuclease — protein MSIEDVGRQQLNTHPELGWDPSNHDMALQRVNWLRSLGVVQKDGNQYTLTAEGRQFTDNAVEEWAESTMVGESAVSDPLMAGTYETTVEAREIDPEFRATALYQFDQCCAVSDVDHPALLDVAHILPWSDYPEYRADLQNVLPLSKIHHAAFDRKLFTIDAEFHLQVNPQFETDSQLLRETICDRAGEQVLIPDNTVSPKYLEAHNAVLEWV, from the coding sequence ATGTCGATTGAGGATGTCGGTCGGCAGCAACTCAACACGCATCCCGAACTTGGGTGGGATCCATCTAATCACGATATGGCCCTGCAGCGGGTGAATTGGCTCCGTAGTCTTGGTGTTGTCCAGAAGGATGGAAACCAGTACACGCTGACAGCCGAGGGCCGTCAGTTTACCGATAATGCGGTAGAAGAGTGGGCAGAATCTACAATGGTTGGGGAGTCAGCCGTGTCGGATCCACTGATGGCTGGAACCTATGAAACTACAGTAGAAGCCAGAGAGATTGATCCCGAATTTCGAGCAACTGCGCTCTATCAGTTTGATCAGTGCTGTGCCGTCTCTGATGTAGACCATCCAGCTTTGTTGGATGTTGCCCATATCCTTCCCTGGTCGGACTATCCAGAGTATCGAGCTGATCTCCAGAATGTACTCCCGCTGAGTAAGATCCATCATGCAGCATTTGATCGGAAGCTGTTCACGATTGATGCTGAGTTCCATTTGCAAGTGAACCCTCAGTTTGAGACAGACAGTCAACTGCTTCGTGAGACAATTTGTGATCGTGCTGGTGAGCAGGTTTTAATACCTGATAACACAGTTTCTCCGAAGTATCTCGAAGCACATAATGCGGTTCTCGAGTGGGTTTGA